In Candidatus Scalindua japonica, the genomic stretch TATTCAGGATTTTTCTGAAATAGACTTAAGGGTAGCAGTGATAAAAGCGGTAGAAGAACACCCTAATGCGGACAAGCTATTGGTATTAAGGGTTGACGCAGGGGATGGAGAGAAGCAGCTGGTGGCAGGCATAAAGAACCATTACAGTATGGAAGAACTTGTTGGCAGGAAAATAGTTGTTGTCAATAATCTTGCACCTGCTGTTTTAAGAGGTGTTGAAAGCCAGGGTATGCTCCTTGCCGCAAGGGATGGTGATGATGTAGTACTGCTCACTACAGAGAAAGATGTTGGGCCCGGTTCCAGGGTCCAGTAAAATAACTAGAATAGTGCGTATATTCTTAAGTTTTCTATATAATAAATCATGGAAAGACTCCATAAATTCCTGGCACAGGCAGGTCTGGGTTCCAGGCGTAAATGTGAAAGCTTAATAGAATCAGGTCGAGTATCAATTGATGGTAAACGAGTAACAAAGCTTGGTCATATGATAGACCCGGGCAGGGACAATGTCTATTGTGACGGAGAACTCATAAAAAAGCAGAAAAAGATATATTTTCTTCTCAATAAACCACGGGGATATGTTTGTACAAATGTGGCGAAATCCAGAGATCCCAGGGCTATTGATTTGTTAAATCATATAGAGCAAAGGGTATATACAGTAGGCAGGCTGGATAAAGATAGTGAAGGGCTTATCATAATAACTAACGATGGTGAACTGGCGAATCTGCTTTCCCATCCGAGGTATGGAATAGAGAAAACATATCAGGTAGTAGTAAAAGGAAGGGTTTCAGATCCGGCAATACGGGTTCTTAAACGAGGTGTCTGGATTTCTGAGGGTAAGGCAATGCCTGCCAGGGTGAAAATTATTTCCAGAAGATACAAGCACAGTGCTTTGGAGATAGTGCTAAGAGAAGGTAAGAACAGAGAAATCAGACGTATTCTTGCTAAAATA encodes the following:
- the metG gene encoding methionine--tRNA ligase subunit beta: MTISIQDFSEIDLRVAVIKAVEEHPNADKLLVLRVDAGDGEKQLVAGIKNHYSMEELVGRKIVVVNNLAPAVLRGVESQGMLLAARDGDDVVLLTTEKDVGPGSRVQ
- a CDS encoding pseudouridine synthase, which translates into the protein MERLHKFLAQAGLGSRRKCESLIESGRVSIDGKRVTKLGHMIDPGRDNVYCDGELIKKQKKIYFLLNKPRGYVCTNVAKSRDPRAIDLLNHIEQRVYTVGRLDKDSEGLIIITNDGELANLLSHPRYGIEKTYQVVVKGRVSDPAIRVLKRGVWISEGKAMPARVKIISRRYKHSALEIVLREGKNREIRRILAKIDHPVISLKRIKIGPLKMHYSLRVGKYRALSKEEVKSLYSLAVVN